A portion of the Bubalus kerabau isolate K-KA32 ecotype Philippines breed swamp buffalo chromosome 1, PCC_UOA_SB_1v2, whole genome shotgun sequence genome contains these proteins:
- the LOC129641303 gene encoding 6-pyruvoyl tetrahydrobiopterin synthase-like, whose product MNGAGSGPRRRARVSRLVSFSATHRLHSKSLSNKENLKLFGKCNNLNGHGHNYKVVVTVHGEVDPVTGMVMNLTDLKKYMEEAIMKPLDHKNLDLDVPYFADIVSTTENVAIYIWGNLQKFLPVGVLYKVKVYETDNNIVVYKE is encoded by the coding sequence ATGAACGGGGCAGGGTCGGGCCCTCGCCGGCGGGCGCGAGTGTCCCGCCTCGTCTCCTTCAGCGCGACCCACCGCCTCCACAGCAAATCTCTTAGTAATAAAGAAAACTTGAAATTATTTGGGAAGTGCAACAACCTAAATGGCCATGGGCACAATTACAAAGTTGTGGTGACAGTACATGGAGAAGTTGATCCTGTTACAggaatggtcatgaatttgactGACCTCAAAAAGTATATGGAGGAGGCAATTATGAAGCCCCTTGATCATAAGAATCTGGATCTAGATGTGCCATATTTTGCAGACATTGTAAGCACAACAGAAAATGTAGCCATATATATCTGGGGAAACCTCCAGAAATTTCTTCCTGTGGGAGTTCTTTATAAAGTAAAAGTATATGAAACCGACAATAATATTGTAGTCTATAAAGAATAA